A region from the Malus domestica chromosome 07, GDT2T_hap1 genome encodes:
- the LOC103420571 gene encoding zinc finger protein BRUTUS-like isoform X1 — MATLVVPKSPISVIFFIHKAICNELGVLHQLAMGYAMGTHADVGAFLERCNFLKSIYENYLYVKDEAIFAAVYTREKNMAPTYLLQHIGERTAFDYLFKLLISSTQNGESFPTEMVFFTAALQTFVAQCMAKEEDQVFPLLAQFSHEEQASLVWKILCSIPTNIVSKFLPWLSTSISPDEYHDLQKYLRNIVREDNLVEQVIFGWMEGKDYCASMISNQTDETDFASEFSGEHPIDTVILWHNAIKRELHAILEEAKKNSISGAVTYDLLAFHKKLQFIAEICIFHSVAETKVMYPAVYGETLSFQQRTKEESLCKEFMCLIESIQKAGTMPSITEFNSTIASHADRIIETLKGHFDNEEVQVLPLVRKHLSVKRQRELLHQSLCVMPLKLIERALPWMVNSLTANEANNFVKNMQLAAPASDIALVEIFCGWASKPLNDSSCSSASGRCPVKRFVSSDEKIGQLSRAWCASTFSSRDIYSSPHQESNASHPSQPIDVVFKVHKAIRRDLEYLDNESEKVSTCDEIFLQQFSGFFCFLWDLSRAHSNAEDNIVYPALESRDALHNVSHSFTLDHEQEQLAFENISGLLFELSHLHGSVIAFSGTCGGESSECLRKYHELAIRLRVSLKSLRIMVDQHMTREEIELWPLFGLHFSVEDQNKMVGFILGTTGADVLQTMLPWVTSALTEAEQSEMMNTFNQVTKNTMFNEWLNESSNGNSFSSSQTGRLETRISPKGSVRQIDRAFNSHKKHNLKNLMSSYWMAAQQSFPRASAVNNCEGEDLVGRSPTFQDSKKGVYGCKHYKRNCKLHATCCNKLFTCRYCHDIGSDHKMDWKQTSEMMCMRCLNIQPVGPICSTPSCNGLSMAKYYCNSCKLFDDGRNVYHCPFCNLCRVGKGLGIDYFHCMKCNCCLSISIVNHKCREKCLEANCPICNDFLFTSTSSIRALPCGHLMHVVCLEAFSRSHYSTCPICCKSSGNMMRASTQSSILVGGDESMEFSECHERTQMKTSRTKKKLEGIFSSHASFLVNTLYHSVPWFEPHTSKHPRLLHRLRKGLENAVAGQNGKQRFLMCFLVLCILVLFCGLSSVVILLWFKALGSNKYSYL; from the exons ATGGCGACGTTGGTAGTGCCCAAGTCGCCGATTTCAGTCATCTTCTTCATTCACAAAGCTATATGCAATGAGCTTGGTGTGCTTCACCAATTGGCAATGGGCTATGCCATGGGCACACATGCAGATGTTGGGGCATTTTTGGAGCGGTGCAACTTTCTCAAATCGATTTATGAAAACTACTTATATGTCAAAGACGAG GCAATATTTGCAGCTGTCTATACACGGGAGAAAAATATGGCACCCACGTACTTACTTCAACACATTGGTGAAAGGACTGCTTTTGATTACCTGTTTAAGCTGCTAATTTCTAGCACACAAAATGGGGAAAGTTTCCCGACGGAGATGGTGTTCTTTACAGCAGCCTTACAAACATTTGTTGCTCAGTGCATGGCCAAGGAAGAGGACCAG GTCTTCCCTTTGCTTGCTCAGTTCTCACATGAAGAACAAGCATCTTTAGTCTGGAAGATTTTGTGCAGCATCCCTACTAATATAGTTTCAAAGTTCCTTCCCTGGTTGTCGACCTCTATTTCGCCTGATGAATATCACGATCTGCAAAAGTATTTGAGGAATATAGTTCGAGAGGATAATCTTGTTGAACAAGTTATTTTCGGCTGGATGGAAGGGAAAGATTATTGTGCTAGCATGATATCAAATCAGACAGACGAAACAGACTTTGCATCTGAGTTCTCTGGCGAACATCCAATAGATACTGTAATTCTTTGGCACAATGCTATTAAACGAGAGTTGCATGCGATACTCGAGGAGGCCAAGAAGAATAGTATTTCTGGTGCTGTTACTTATGATCTATTGGCTTTCCATAAGAAGCTCCAATTTATTGCCGAAATTTGTATCTTCCACAG TGTTGCTGAGACAAAAGTCATGTATCCCGCAGTATATGGAGAAACCTTATCTTTTCAGCAGCGCACAAAAGAAGAAAGTTTATGCAAAGAGTTTATGTGTTTGATTGAAAGTATACAGAAGGCAGGAACAATGCCTTCTATTACAGAATTTAATTCAACGATAGCCTCACATGCTGATCGAATAATAGAAACTTTAAAGGGGCATTTCGACAATGAGGAAGTTCAG GTCCTTCCACTTGTGCGAAAGCACTTAAGCGTCAAAAGACAACGGGAACTTTTGCATCAAAGCTTGTGTGTGATGCCCTTGAAATTAATTGAGCGTGCGTTGCCATGGATGGTAAACTCATTGACTGCAAATGAAGCCAACAACTTTGTTAAAAACATGCAGCTGGCAG CTCCAGCATCAGATATTGCTCTGGTCGAGATCTTTTGTGGTTGGGCTAGCAAGCCTCTCAATGACAGCTCCTGCTCGAGTGCAAGTGGGCGCTGTCCTGTCAAAAGGTTTGTTAGTAGTGATGAGAAAATTGGTCAATTATCACGTGCTTGGTGTGCTTCAACATTCTCAAGCAGAGACATCTACTCCTCTCCACATCAAGAGAGCAATGCTTCTCACCCTTCACAACCAATTGATGTTGTTTTTAAAGTTCATAAGGCCATACGCCGTGACTTGGAATATCTTGACAATGAATCGGAAAAAGTCAGCACTTGTGATGAGATATTTCTTCAGCAGTTCAGTGGATTTTTCTGTTTCTTATGGGACTTATCCAGAGCTCATAGTAATGCTGAGGACAATATAGTGTATCCGGCACTGGAATCCCGAGATGCACTTCACAATGTGAGTCACTCATTCACACTGGATCATGAGCAAGAACAACTGGCATTTGAAAATATTTCTGGTCTTCTTTTTGAGCTTTCACACCTTCACGGAAGTGTGATAGCTTTTTCTGGTACTTGTGGGGGTGAGTCAAGCGAATGCTTGAGAAAGTACCATGAATTAGCTATCAGGCTTCGTGTATCGCTCAAGTCACTAAGAATTATGGTAGACCAGCACATGACAAGGGAAGAGATTGAATTGTGGCCACTATTTGGATTGCACTTCTCTGTGGAGGATCAAAATAAAATGGTTGGTTTCATACTGGGGACTACAGGTGCTGACGTGCTACAAACTATGTTACCCTGGGTAACTTCAGCACTTACCGAGGCTGAACAGAGTGAAATGATGAATACCTTTAATCAGGTGACCAAAAATACAATGTTCAATGAATGGCTAAATGAAAGCTCTAACGGAAATTCATTCTCAAGTTCACAGACTGGGAGGCTTGAAACTCGCATTTCTCCAAAAG GAAGCGTGCGGCAAATTGATCGTGCCTTCAACTCTCATAAGAAGCATAACTTGAAGAATCTAATGTCTAG TTACTGGATGGCTGCACAGCAGAGTTTTCCCCGAGCTTCAGCAGTAaataattgtgagggtgaagatTTAGTGGGACGGTCACCAACATTTCAAGATTCCAAAAAAGGAGTATATGGGTGTAAGCATTACAAAAGAAACTGCAAACTCCATGCCACTTGCTGCAACAAGCTGTTTACATGTAGATATTGCCATGATATTGGCAGTGACCACAAAATGGATTG GAAACAAACATCGGAAATGATGTGTATGCGCTGCCTCAATATTCAGCCAGTCGGGCCAATATGCTCCACGCCTTCTTGCAACGGACTCTCAATGGCAAAATATTATTGTAATTCATGCAAACTTTTTGATGATGGCAG GAATGTTTATCATTGTCCATTTTGCAATTTATGCCGTGTTGGGAAGGGCCTTGGCATCGACTATTTTCACTGCATGAAGTGCAATTGTTGCTTGAGCATAAGTATAGTGAACCACAAGTGCCGGGAGAAATGCCTCGAAGCTAACTGCCCCATCTGCAATGACTTCTTGTTCACATCAACCTCAAGCATCAGAGCTTTACCATGTGGCCATTTGATGCATGTAGTTTGCTTGGAG GCTTTCTCTCGTAGTCATTACAGTACATGTCCCATCTGCTGCAAATCTTCTGGAAATATGATG AGGGCATCAACTCAGTCTTCCATTCTGGTTGGTGGTGATGAATCCATGGAATTTTCCGAATGTCATGAAAGAACCCAAATGAAGACTTCACGGACTAAGAAAAAACTCGAAGGAATATTTTCCAGCCACGCAAGTTTTTTG GTAAATACGTTATATCATTCTGTGCCATGGTTTGAACCCCATACCAGCAAGCATCCTCGACTTCTGCACCGATTGAGGAAGGGGTTGGAGAATGCGGTTGCAGGACAAAATGGCAAGCAGAGGTTCCTGATGTGTTTTCTGGTTCTGTGCATTCTGGTGCTCTTTTGTGGCTTAAGCAGTGTTGTAATTTTACTTTGGTTCAAGGCATTGGGGAGCAACAAGTACAGTTACCTGTGA
- the LOC103420571 gene encoding zinc finger protein BRUTUS-like isoform X3, whose translation MEGKDYCASMISNQTDETDFASEFSGEHPIDTVILWHNAIKRELHAILEEAKKNSISGAVTYDLLAFHKKLQFIAEICIFHSVAETKVMYPAVYGETLSFQQRTKEESLCKEFMCLIESIQKAGTMPSITEFNSTIASHADRIIETLKGHFDNEEVQVLPLVRKHLSVKRQRELLHQSLCVMPLKLIERALPWMVNSLTANEANNFVKNMQLAAPASDIALVEIFCGWASKPLNDSSCSSASGRCPVKRFVSSDEKIGQLSRAWCASTFSSRDIYSSPHQESNASHPSQPIDVVFKVHKAIRRDLEYLDNESEKVSTCDEIFLQQFSGFFCFLWDLSRAHSNAEDNIVYPALESRDALHNVSHSFTLDHEQEQLAFENISGLLFELSHLHGSVIAFSGTCGGESSECLRKYHELAIRLRVSLKSLRIMVDQHMTREEIELWPLFGLHFSVEDQNKMVGFILGTTGADVLQTMLPWVTSALTEAEQSEMMNTFNQVTKNTMFNEWLNESSNGNSFSSSQTGRLETRISPKGSVRQIDRAFNSHKKHNLKNLMSSYWMAAQQSFPRASAVNNCEGEDLVGRSPTFQDSKKGVYGCKHYKRNCKLHATCCNKLFTCRYCHDIGSDHKMDWKQTSEMMCMRCLNIQPVGPICSTPSCNGLSMAKYYCNSCKLFDDGRNVYHCPFCNLCRVGKGLGIDYFHCMKCNCCLSISIVNHKCREKCLEANCPICNDFLFTSTSSIRALPCGHLMHVVCLEAFSRSHYSTCPICCKSSGNMMRASTQSSILVGGDESMEFSECHERTQMKTSRTKKKLEGIFSSHASFLVNTLYHSVPWFEPHTSKHPRLLHRLRKGLENAVAGQNGKQRFLMCFLVLCILVLFCGLSSVVILLWFKALGSNKYSYL comes from the exons ATGGAAGGGAAAGATTATTGTGCTAGCATGATATCAAATCAGACAGACGAAACAGACTTTGCATCTGAGTTCTCTGGCGAACATCCAATAGATACTGTAATTCTTTGGCACAATGCTATTAAACGAGAGTTGCATGCGATACTCGAGGAGGCCAAGAAGAATAGTATTTCTGGTGCTGTTACTTATGATCTATTGGCTTTCCATAAGAAGCTCCAATTTATTGCCGAAATTTGTATCTTCCACAG TGTTGCTGAGACAAAAGTCATGTATCCCGCAGTATATGGAGAAACCTTATCTTTTCAGCAGCGCACAAAAGAAGAAAGTTTATGCAAAGAGTTTATGTGTTTGATTGAAAGTATACAGAAGGCAGGAACAATGCCTTCTATTACAGAATTTAATTCAACGATAGCCTCACATGCTGATCGAATAATAGAAACTTTAAAGGGGCATTTCGACAATGAGGAAGTTCAG GTCCTTCCACTTGTGCGAAAGCACTTAAGCGTCAAAAGACAACGGGAACTTTTGCATCAAAGCTTGTGTGTGATGCCCTTGAAATTAATTGAGCGTGCGTTGCCATGGATGGTAAACTCATTGACTGCAAATGAAGCCAACAACTTTGTTAAAAACATGCAGCTGGCAG CTCCAGCATCAGATATTGCTCTGGTCGAGATCTTTTGTGGTTGGGCTAGCAAGCCTCTCAATGACAGCTCCTGCTCGAGTGCAAGTGGGCGCTGTCCTGTCAAAAGGTTTGTTAGTAGTGATGAGAAAATTGGTCAATTATCACGTGCTTGGTGTGCTTCAACATTCTCAAGCAGAGACATCTACTCCTCTCCACATCAAGAGAGCAATGCTTCTCACCCTTCACAACCAATTGATGTTGTTTTTAAAGTTCATAAGGCCATACGCCGTGACTTGGAATATCTTGACAATGAATCGGAAAAAGTCAGCACTTGTGATGAGATATTTCTTCAGCAGTTCAGTGGATTTTTCTGTTTCTTATGGGACTTATCCAGAGCTCATAGTAATGCTGAGGACAATATAGTGTATCCGGCACTGGAATCCCGAGATGCACTTCACAATGTGAGTCACTCATTCACACTGGATCATGAGCAAGAACAACTGGCATTTGAAAATATTTCTGGTCTTCTTTTTGAGCTTTCACACCTTCACGGAAGTGTGATAGCTTTTTCTGGTACTTGTGGGGGTGAGTCAAGCGAATGCTTGAGAAAGTACCATGAATTAGCTATCAGGCTTCGTGTATCGCTCAAGTCACTAAGAATTATGGTAGACCAGCACATGACAAGGGAAGAGATTGAATTGTGGCCACTATTTGGATTGCACTTCTCTGTGGAGGATCAAAATAAAATGGTTGGTTTCATACTGGGGACTACAGGTGCTGACGTGCTACAAACTATGTTACCCTGGGTAACTTCAGCACTTACCGAGGCTGAACAGAGTGAAATGATGAATACCTTTAATCAGGTGACCAAAAATACAATGTTCAATGAATGGCTAAATGAAAGCTCTAACGGAAATTCATTCTCAAGTTCACAGACTGGGAGGCTTGAAACTCGCATTTCTCCAAAAG GAAGCGTGCGGCAAATTGATCGTGCCTTCAACTCTCATAAGAAGCATAACTTGAAGAATCTAATGTCTAG TTACTGGATGGCTGCACAGCAGAGTTTTCCCCGAGCTTCAGCAGTAaataattgtgagggtgaagatTTAGTGGGACGGTCACCAACATTTCAAGATTCCAAAAAAGGAGTATATGGGTGTAAGCATTACAAAAGAAACTGCAAACTCCATGCCACTTGCTGCAACAAGCTGTTTACATGTAGATATTGCCATGATATTGGCAGTGACCACAAAATGGATTG GAAACAAACATCGGAAATGATGTGTATGCGCTGCCTCAATATTCAGCCAGTCGGGCCAATATGCTCCACGCCTTCTTGCAACGGACTCTCAATGGCAAAATATTATTGTAATTCATGCAAACTTTTTGATGATGGCAG GAATGTTTATCATTGTCCATTTTGCAATTTATGCCGTGTTGGGAAGGGCCTTGGCATCGACTATTTTCACTGCATGAAGTGCAATTGTTGCTTGAGCATAAGTATAGTGAACCACAAGTGCCGGGAGAAATGCCTCGAAGCTAACTGCCCCATCTGCAATGACTTCTTGTTCACATCAACCTCAAGCATCAGAGCTTTACCATGTGGCCATTTGATGCATGTAGTTTGCTTGGAG GCTTTCTCTCGTAGTCATTACAGTACATGTCCCATCTGCTGCAAATCTTCTGGAAATATGATG AGGGCATCAACTCAGTCTTCCATTCTGGTTGGTGGTGATGAATCCATGGAATTTTCCGAATGTCATGAAAGAACCCAAATGAAGACTTCACGGACTAAGAAAAAACTCGAAGGAATATTTTCCAGCCACGCAAGTTTTTTG GTAAATACGTTATATCATTCTGTGCCATGGTTTGAACCCCATACCAGCAAGCATCCTCGACTTCTGCACCGATTGAGGAAGGGGTTGGAGAATGCGGTTGCAGGACAAAATGGCAAGCAGAGGTTCCTGATGTGTTTTCTGGTTCTGTGCATTCTGGTGCTCTTTTGTGGCTTAAGCAGTGTTGTAATTTTACTTTGGTTCAAGGCATTGGGGAGCAACAAGTACAGTTACCTGTGA
- the LOC103420571 gene encoding zinc finger protein BRUTUS-like isoform X2 → MLNLPNKYLHVFPLLAQFSHEEQASLVWKILCSIPTNIVSKFLPWLSTSISPDEYHDLQKYLRNIVREDNLVEQVIFGWMEGKDYCASMISNQTDETDFASEFSGEHPIDTVILWHNAIKRELHAILEEAKKNSISGAVTYDLLAFHKKLQFIAEICIFHSVAETKVMYPAVYGETLSFQQRTKEESLCKEFMCLIESIQKAGTMPSITEFNSTIASHADRIIETLKGHFDNEEVQVLPLVRKHLSVKRQRELLHQSLCVMPLKLIERALPWMVNSLTANEANNFVKNMQLAAPASDIALVEIFCGWASKPLNDSSCSSASGRCPVKRFVSSDEKIGQLSRAWCASTFSSRDIYSSPHQESNASHPSQPIDVVFKVHKAIRRDLEYLDNESEKVSTCDEIFLQQFSGFFCFLWDLSRAHSNAEDNIVYPALESRDALHNVSHSFTLDHEQEQLAFENISGLLFELSHLHGSVIAFSGTCGGESSECLRKYHELAIRLRVSLKSLRIMVDQHMTREEIELWPLFGLHFSVEDQNKMVGFILGTTGADVLQTMLPWVTSALTEAEQSEMMNTFNQVTKNTMFNEWLNESSNGNSFSSSQTGRLETRISPKGSVRQIDRAFNSHKKHNLKNLMSSYWMAAQQSFPRASAVNNCEGEDLVGRSPTFQDSKKGVYGCKHYKRNCKLHATCCNKLFTCRYCHDIGSDHKMDWKQTSEMMCMRCLNIQPVGPICSTPSCNGLSMAKYYCNSCKLFDDGRNVYHCPFCNLCRVGKGLGIDYFHCMKCNCCLSISIVNHKCREKCLEANCPICNDFLFTSTSSIRALPCGHLMHVVCLEAFSRSHYSTCPICCKSSGNMMRASTQSSILVGGDESMEFSECHERTQMKTSRTKKKLEGIFSSHASFLVNTLYHSVPWFEPHTSKHPRLLHRLRKGLENAVAGQNGKQRFLMCFLVLCILVLFCGLSSVVILLWFKALGSNKYSYL, encoded by the exons ATGCTCAATCTCCCTAACAAGTACTTGCAT GTCTTCCCTTTGCTTGCTCAGTTCTCACATGAAGAACAAGCATCTTTAGTCTGGAAGATTTTGTGCAGCATCCCTACTAATATAGTTTCAAAGTTCCTTCCCTGGTTGTCGACCTCTATTTCGCCTGATGAATATCACGATCTGCAAAAGTATTTGAGGAATATAGTTCGAGAGGATAATCTTGTTGAACAAGTTATTTTCGGCTGGATGGAAGGGAAAGATTATTGTGCTAGCATGATATCAAATCAGACAGACGAAACAGACTTTGCATCTGAGTTCTCTGGCGAACATCCAATAGATACTGTAATTCTTTGGCACAATGCTATTAAACGAGAGTTGCATGCGATACTCGAGGAGGCCAAGAAGAATAGTATTTCTGGTGCTGTTACTTATGATCTATTGGCTTTCCATAAGAAGCTCCAATTTATTGCCGAAATTTGTATCTTCCACAG TGTTGCTGAGACAAAAGTCATGTATCCCGCAGTATATGGAGAAACCTTATCTTTTCAGCAGCGCACAAAAGAAGAAAGTTTATGCAAAGAGTTTATGTGTTTGATTGAAAGTATACAGAAGGCAGGAACAATGCCTTCTATTACAGAATTTAATTCAACGATAGCCTCACATGCTGATCGAATAATAGAAACTTTAAAGGGGCATTTCGACAATGAGGAAGTTCAG GTCCTTCCACTTGTGCGAAAGCACTTAAGCGTCAAAAGACAACGGGAACTTTTGCATCAAAGCTTGTGTGTGATGCCCTTGAAATTAATTGAGCGTGCGTTGCCATGGATGGTAAACTCATTGACTGCAAATGAAGCCAACAACTTTGTTAAAAACATGCAGCTGGCAG CTCCAGCATCAGATATTGCTCTGGTCGAGATCTTTTGTGGTTGGGCTAGCAAGCCTCTCAATGACAGCTCCTGCTCGAGTGCAAGTGGGCGCTGTCCTGTCAAAAGGTTTGTTAGTAGTGATGAGAAAATTGGTCAATTATCACGTGCTTGGTGTGCTTCAACATTCTCAAGCAGAGACATCTACTCCTCTCCACATCAAGAGAGCAATGCTTCTCACCCTTCACAACCAATTGATGTTGTTTTTAAAGTTCATAAGGCCATACGCCGTGACTTGGAATATCTTGACAATGAATCGGAAAAAGTCAGCACTTGTGATGAGATATTTCTTCAGCAGTTCAGTGGATTTTTCTGTTTCTTATGGGACTTATCCAGAGCTCATAGTAATGCTGAGGACAATATAGTGTATCCGGCACTGGAATCCCGAGATGCACTTCACAATGTGAGTCACTCATTCACACTGGATCATGAGCAAGAACAACTGGCATTTGAAAATATTTCTGGTCTTCTTTTTGAGCTTTCACACCTTCACGGAAGTGTGATAGCTTTTTCTGGTACTTGTGGGGGTGAGTCAAGCGAATGCTTGAGAAAGTACCATGAATTAGCTATCAGGCTTCGTGTATCGCTCAAGTCACTAAGAATTATGGTAGACCAGCACATGACAAGGGAAGAGATTGAATTGTGGCCACTATTTGGATTGCACTTCTCTGTGGAGGATCAAAATAAAATGGTTGGTTTCATACTGGGGACTACAGGTGCTGACGTGCTACAAACTATGTTACCCTGGGTAACTTCAGCACTTACCGAGGCTGAACAGAGTGAAATGATGAATACCTTTAATCAGGTGACCAAAAATACAATGTTCAATGAATGGCTAAATGAAAGCTCTAACGGAAATTCATTCTCAAGTTCACAGACTGGGAGGCTTGAAACTCGCATTTCTCCAAAAG GAAGCGTGCGGCAAATTGATCGTGCCTTCAACTCTCATAAGAAGCATAACTTGAAGAATCTAATGTCTAG TTACTGGATGGCTGCACAGCAGAGTTTTCCCCGAGCTTCAGCAGTAaataattgtgagggtgaagatTTAGTGGGACGGTCACCAACATTTCAAGATTCCAAAAAAGGAGTATATGGGTGTAAGCATTACAAAAGAAACTGCAAACTCCATGCCACTTGCTGCAACAAGCTGTTTACATGTAGATATTGCCATGATATTGGCAGTGACCACAAAATGGATTG GAAACAAACATCGGAAATGATGTGTATGCGCTGCCTCAATATTCAGCCAGTCGGGCCAATATGCTCCACGCCTTCTTGCAACGGACTCTCAATGGCAAAATATTATTGTAATTCATGCAAACTTTTTGATGATGGCAG GAATGTTTATCATTGTCCATTTTGCAATTTATGCCGTGTTGGGAAGGGCCTTGGCATCGACTATTTTCACTGCATGAAGTGCAATTGTTGCTTGAGCATAAGTATAGTGAACCACAAGTGCCGGGAGAAATGCCTCGAAGCTAACTGCCCCATCTGCAATGACTTCTTGTTCACATCAACCTCAAGCATCAGAGCTTTACCATGTGGCCATTTGATGCATGTAGTTTGCTTGGAG GCTTTCTCTCGTAGTCATTACAGTACATGTCCCATCTGCTGCAAATCTTCTGGAAATATGATG AGGGCATCAACTCAGTCTTCCATTCTGGTTGGTGGTGATGAATCCATGGAATTTTCCGAATGTCATGAAAGAACCCAAATGAAGACTTCACGGACTAAGAAAAAACTCGAAGGAATATTTTCCAGCCACGCAAGTTTTTTG GTAAATACGTTATATCATTCTGTGCCATGGTTTGAACCCCATACCAGCAAGCATCCTCGACTTCTGCACCGATTGAGGAAGGGGTTGGAGAATGCGGTTGCAGGACAAAATGGCAAGCAGAGGTTCCTGATGTGTTTTCTGGTTCTGTGCATTCTGGTGCTCTTTTGTGGCTTAAGCAGTGTTGTAATTTTACTTTGGTTCAAGGCATTGGGGAGCAACAAGTACAGTTACCTGTGA